Proteins from a single region of Streptomyces glaucescens:
- a CDS encoding nicotinamidase gives MRRALIVVDVQNDFCEGGSLPVAGGADVAAAITELIGQAPAGYRHVVATRDHHIAPGGHFADEPDYVDSWPAHCVAGTEGVGFHPNFAPAVASGAIDAVFDKGAYSAAYSGFEGTDENGVTLAEWLRTRKIDEVDVVGIATDHCVRATALDAAREGFRTQVLLDLTAGVNQESVERALEEMREAGVELTGKPVVSGAA, from the coding sequence ATGCGCCGCGCCTTGATCGTCGTAGACGTGCAGAACGACTTCTGCGAGGGGGGCAGCCTCCCGGTGGCCGGAGGCGCCGATGTGGCCGCCGCGATCACCGAGCTGATCGGGCAGGCCCCCGCCGGATACCGGCACGTGGTGGCCACCCGCGACCACCACATCGCACCCGGCGGCCACTTCGCGGACGAACCGGACTACGTCGACTCCTGGCCCGCGCACTGCGTGGCGGGCACGGAGGGCGTCGGCTTCCACCCGAACTTCGCGCCCGCCGTCGCCTCCGGGGCGATCGACGCCGTGTTCGACAAGGGGGCGTACTCGGCGGCGTACAGCGGCTTCGAGGGAACCGACGAGAACGGGGTGACGCTCGCCGAGTGGCTGCGGACCCGCAAGATCGACGAGGTCGACGTGGTCGGCATCGCCACCGACCACTGTGTGCGGGCCACCGCCCTGGACGCGGCGCGCGAGGGCTTCCGCACGCAGGTCCTGCTCGACCTCACCGCCGGGGTGAACCAGGAGAGCGTCGAGCGGGCGCTGGAGGAGATGCGCGAGGCGGGCGTGGAGCTGACCGGCAAGCCGGTCGTCTCCGGCGCCGCCTGA
- a CDS encoding RDD family protein, giving the protein MSAPTPAPGDDRPREGYYPDPSIPGYVRYWNGAAWVPGTSRPAPADGEPLAAPPGVRPARPATAPVEETGPHFFDEDPVDEPEPAAPEPPPAWGADRSHQSGFGGGQDRRVSWGAAQGADPRTAADGSPDPRAARGDGAAAAPPAASDADAEQAAAASGSTFVFRRPVPDAREAEGGPSAGGAGGNAPAAGPAGAGFGPAFGPAARADTGRDEGTMTFRSIGPRGAASGPASSGAPAPASAAHGAPAAPAASTPAAPAARTPSAPAGPQQQPAAAFPHPAPQVPQQAAAATPVTTGPGGGQSSWAQQVHQLAGASSTAAGEQPAAPWKPPVEDVFQAAARRQASARPAGLGKRLAARLIDTVVVAAVTSVAAVPLGGKALDHVQDKIDQARLSGQTVTVWLLDGTTSTYLGIVLAVLLVFGALYEALPTAKWGRTPGKRLLGLEVRDIEAHEPPSFGAALRRWLVYSVSGLLFVGVVGVLWCLWDKPWRQCWHDKAARTFVAAA; this is encoded by the coding sequence ATGAGCGCCCCAACCCCGGCCCCCGGTGACGACAGGCCCCGCGAAGGGTATTACCCGGACCCTTCCATCCCCGGATACGTCCGGTACTGGAACGGTGCCGCCTGGGTACCGGGCACCAGCCGTCCGGCCCCGGCCGACGGCGAACCGCTCGCCGCGCCGCCCGGGGTGCGTCCGGCCCGGCCCGCGACCGCGCCCGTGGAGGAGACCGGCCCGCACTTCTTCGACGAGGACCCGGTCGACGAGCCGGAACCCGCCGCGCCAGAACCTCCGCCCGCGTGGGGCGCCGACCGATCCCACCAGTCCGGCTTCGGCGGCGGCCAGGACCGCCGGGTCTCCTGGGGCGCCGCGCAGGGCGCCGACCCGCGCACCGCGGCCGACGGCTCCCCGGACCCCCGGGCCGCCCGCGGAGACGGCGCAGCGGCCGCCCCGCCGGCCGCGTCCGACGCCGACGCGGAGCAGGCCGCGGCCGCCTCCGGCAGCACGTTCGTCTTCCGCCGCCCGGTGCCCGACGCCCGGGAAGCGGAGGGCGGCCCGTCCGCGGGCGGCGCGGGCGGGAACGCACCGGCCGCGGGGCCGGCCGGGGCGGGCTTCGGCCCGGCCTTCGGGCCCGCCGCCCGTGCGGACACCGGCCGGGACGAGGGCACCATGACCTTCCGCTCGATCGGCCCGCGCGGGGCGGCCTCCGGCCCGGCCTCATCCGGTGCGCCGGCCCCGGCGAGCGCCGCCCACGGCGCGCCGGCGGCCCCGGCGGCGTCCACCCCCGCGGCACCGGCGGCCCGGACCCCCTCGGCCCCCGCGGGCCCGCAGCAGCAGCCCGCCGCGGCATTCCCCCACCCCGCCCCCCAGGTGCCCCAGCAGGCCGCCGCCGCCACGCCGGTGACGACCGGACCCGGGGGCGGGCAGTCGTCCTGGGCCCAGCAGGTGCACCAGCTCGCCGGGGCCTCCTCGACCGCCGCCGGCGAGCAGCCGGCCGCCCCGTGGAAGCCGCCGGTGGAGGACGTGTTCCAGGCGGCGGCCCGGCGGCAGGCGTCGGCCCGGCCCGCGGGGCTCGGCAAGCGGCTCGCGGCGCGGCTGATCGACACGGTGGTCGTCGCGGCCGTCACCTCGGTCGCCGCCGTGCCCCTCGGCGGCAAGGCGCTGGACCACGTCCAGGACAAGATCGACCAGGCCAGGCTCTCCGGCCAGACGGTCACCGTGTGGCTGCTGGACGGTACGACGTCCACGTATCTCGGCATCGTCCTGGCCGTCCTGCTGGTCTTCGGCGCGCTCTACGAGGCCCTGCCGACCGCCAAGTGGGGCCGCACGCCGGGCAAGAGACTGCTCGGCCTGGAGGTGCGGGACATCGAGGCCCACGAGCCCCCGTCGTTCGGCGCCGCGCTGCGCCGCTGGCTGGTGTACAGCGTGTCCGGGCTGCTGTTCGTGGGTGTCGTCGGCGTGCTGTGGTGCCTGTGGGACAAGCCGTGGCGGCAGTGCTGGCACGACAAGGCCGCGCGGACGTTCGTGGCGGCGGCCTGA
- a CDS encoding immune inhibitor A domain-containing protein, whose translation MTSRPWTFRAAATAVALAAATAGLTTVAQADPAGPGKPATIDRQDPASAKAQGEHDLEGPFTKTQEAQREEALKQVISGEAEIQKRDGSQVVELPGRKGQSKYVELGREKTDKIFTILVEFGDKTDPRYGGTPGPLHNQIAAPDRTKDNSTAWQADYDREHYQNLYFGEGADSMKTYYEKQSSGRYSIEGEVSDWVKVPYNEARYGSNKCDPDNCAWYAVQDGVTAWVQAQKAAGKSDAEIKAKLAEYDQWDRYDFDADGDFNERDGYIDHFQIVHAGEDESAGGGAQGEDAIWAHRWYAFGTDQGATGPDFNKLGGTQIGSTGIWVGDYTIQPENGGLGVFAHEYGHDLGLPDHYDTQGGENSTGFWTLMSSGSWLGRGQGAIGDLPGDMTAWDKLQLGWLDYDTAKAATKSKHKLGVAEYNTKNAQALVVTLPRKQVTTEIVAPAEGSKQWWSGSGDDLRNTLTRPVDLTGKKSAALTLDGWYEIEKDYDYLYTEVSTDGGATWTALDGTVGGQPIPRDGSGKPALTGTTDGYQKLAYSLDAYAGKKFDLRFRYQSDGGVALKGFAADAITVTADGTALFTDNAEGDDAGWTKKGFSRIGATFTEEYDQFYIAENRQYVSYDKTLKVGPYNFGFASRPDWVEHYPYQNGLLIWKWDTSQKDNNTSVHPGAGLLLPVDSHPAQLKYADGTLMRNRVQAYDSPFSLYRTDGITLHKADVATRIPSSKGVPVFNDRTNTYYDPSNPTAGVKITDTNTKIRIVKEAWNGSTISVEVGPAVK comes from the coding sequence GTGACCAGCAGACCCTGGACGTTCAGAGCGGCCGCGACCGCGGTCGCGCTCGCGGCGGCCACCGCCGGCCTGACGACCGTGGCGCAGGCCGACCCGGCCGGCCCCGGGAAGCCCGCCACCATCGACCGGCAGGACCCGGCATCCGCCAAGGCCCAAGGGGAACACGACCTCGAGGGCCCGTTCACCAAGACGCAGGAAGCCCAGCGCGAAGAGGCCCTGAAGCAGGTCATATCGGGCGAGGCCGAGATACAGAAGCGCGACGGCTCCCAGGTCGTCGAGCTGCCCGGCCGCAAGGGCCAGAGCAAGTACGTCGAGCTGGGCCGGGAGAAGACCGACAAGATCTTCACCATCCTGGTCGAGTTCGGCGACAAGACCGACCCGCGCTACGGCGGCACCCCCGGCCCGCTGCACAACCAGATCGCCGCGCCGGACCGCACCAAGGACAACAGCACGGCCTGGCAGGCGGACTACGACCGCGAGCACTACCAGAACCTCTACTTCGGCGAAGGCGCCGACTCGATGAAGACCTACTACGAGAAGCAGTCCTCGGGCCGCTACTCCATCGAGGGCGAGGTCTCCGACTGGGTCAAGGTCCCCTACAACGAGGCCCGTTACGGCTCCAACAAGTGCGACCCGGACAACTGCGCCTGGTACGCGGTGCAGGACGGCGTCACCGCCTGGGTCCAGGCGCAGAAGGCCGCAGGCAAGTCGGACGCCGAGATCAAGGCGAAGCTGGCCGAGTACGACCAGTGGGACCGCTACGACTTCGACGCCGACGGCGACTTCAACGAGCGCGACGGCTACATCGACCACTTCCAGATCGTGCACGCCGGCGAGGACGAGTCCGCGGGCGGCGGCGCCCAGGGCGAGGACGCGATCTGGGCCCACCGCTGGTACGCGTTCGGCACCGACCAGGGCGCCACCGGCCCCGACTTCAACAAGCTCGGCGGCACCCAGATCGGTTCCACCGGCATCTGGGTCGGCGACTACACCATCCAGCCGGAGAACGGCGGACTCGGCGTCTTCGCCCACGAGTACGGCCACGACCTCGGCCTGCCGGACCACTACGACACGCAGGGCGGCGAGAACTCCACCGGGTTCTGGACCCTGATGTCCTCCGGCTCCTGGCTGGGCCGCGGCCAGGGCGCCATCGGTGACCTGCCCGGCGACATGACCGCCTGGGACAAGCTCCAGCTCGGCTGGCTCGACTACGACACGGCCAAGGCCGCCACGAAGTCGAAGCACAAGCTCGGCGTCGCCGAGTACAACACCAAGAACGCCCAGGCGCTCGTGGTCACCCTGCCGAGGAAGCAGGTCACCACCGAGATCGTCGCCCCGGCGGAGGGCAGCAAGCAGTGGTGGAGCGGCAGCGGTGACGACCTGCGCAACACCCTGACCCGCCCGGTCGACCTGACCGGCAAGAAGTCGGCGGCGCTGACCCTCGACGGCTGGTACGAGATCGAGAAGGACTACGACTACCTCTACACCGAGGTGTCCACCGACGGCGGCGCCACCTGGACCGCCCTGGACGGCACGGTGGGCGGCCAGCCGATCCCGCGGGACGGCAGCGGCAAGCCCGCCCTGACCGGTACGACCGACGGCTACCAGAAGCTGGCGTACTCCCTGGACGCCTACGCGGGCAAGAAGTTCGACCTGCGCTTCCGCTACCAGAGCGACGGCGGCGTGGCGCTGAAGGGCTTCGCGGCCGACGCCATCACGGTCACCGCCGACGGCACCGCGCTGTTCACGGACAACGCCGAGGGCGACGACGCCGGCTGGACGAAGAAGGGCTTCTCCCGCATCGGGGCGACCTTCACCGAGGAGTACGACCAGTTCTACATCGCCGAGAACCGGCAGTACGTGTCCTACGACAAGACGCTCAAGGTCGGCCCGTACAACTTCGGGTTCGCGAGCCGTCCGGACTGGGTGGAGCACTACCCGTACCAGAACGGCCTGCTGATCTGGAAGTGGGACACCTCGCAGAAGGACAACAACACCAGCGTCCACCCGGGTGCCGGCCTGCTGCTCCCGGTGGACTCGCACCCGGCGCAGCTGAAGTACGCCGACGGCACGCTGATGCGCAACCGCGTCCAGGCCTACGACTCGCCGTTCAGCCTGTACCGCACGGACGGCATCACGCTGCACAAGGCGGACGTCGCGACCCGGATCCCGTCGTCGAAGGGCGTGCCGGTCTTCAACGACCGCACGAACACCTACTACGACCCGTCCAACCCGACCGCGGGCGTGAAGATCACTGACACCAACACCAAGATCAGGATCGTCAAGGAGGCCTGGAACGGCTCCACGATCTCCGTCGAGGTCGGCCCTGCGGTGAAGTAG
- a CDS encoding nicotinate phosphoribosyltransferase — translation MNTADLGLPVDVPSTALFTDQYELTMLQAALRAGTADRRSVFEVFTRRLPNGRRYGVVAGTGRVLDAVENFRFDEPVLGFLRERGIVGEQTLDWLAGYRFGGDIWGYPEGEVYFPGSPILRVEGSFAECVLLETVILSILNHDSAIAAAASRMSSAAGDRPLIEMGARRTHELSAVAAARAAYVGGFASTSDLAAGFRYGIPTVGTSAHAFTLLHDRERDAFRAQVESMGRGTTLLVDTYDVAEAVRTAVEVAGPELGAVRIDSGDLLLVAHRVRQQLDELGATGTKIIVTSDLDEYAIASLAAAPVDAYGVGTQLVTGSGYPTASMVYKLVARAGSADPAAPLVPVAKKSSGGKMSVGGRKWAARRLDRYGVAEAEVIGTGPVPRELADRQLLVQLVKGGQVVAREPLDVPRRRHAAARAGLPLSATQLSRGEPVIPTEYTNGGAGS, via the coding sequence ATGAACACAGCGGACCTTGGGCTGCCGGTGGACGTTCCCTCGACGGCGCTCTTCACGGACCAGTACGAGCTGACCATGCTCCAGGCGGCGCTGCGGGCCGGCACCGCCGACCGGCGGAGCGTGTTCGAGGTCTTCACCCGGCGGCTGCCGAACGGGCGCCGGTACGGCGTGGTCGCGGGCACCGGGCGCGTGCTGGACGCCGTCGAGAACTTCCGCTTCGACGAGCCCGTCCTCGGCTTCCTGCGCGAGCGCGGCATCGTCGGCGAACAGACCCTGGACTGGCTGGCCGGATACCGGTTCGGCGGCGACATCTGGGGCTACCCCGAGGGCGAGGTGTACTTCCCGGGCTCGCCGATCCTGCGGGTCGAGGGCAGCTTCGCCGAGTGCGTGCTGCTGGAGACGGTGATCCTCTCCATCCTCAACCACGACTCGGCCATCGCCGCGGCGGCCTCCCGGATGTCCTCGGCCGCCGGGGACCGCCCGCTCATCGAGATGGGCGCCCGGCGCACCCACGAGCTGTCCGCGGTCGCCGCCGCCCGCGCCGCCTACGTCGGCGGCTTCGCCTCCACCTCGGACCTCGCGGCCGGCTTCCGCTACGGCATCCCCACCGTCGGCACCTCCGCGCACGCCTTCACCCTGCTGCACGACCGCGAGCGGGACGCCTTCCGGGCCCAGGTCGAGTCCATGGGCCGCGGCACGACCCTGCTGGTGGACACCTACGACGTCGCCGAGGCCGTCCGTACGGCGGTGGAGGTCGCCGGGCCGGAGCTGGGCGCGGTGCGGATCGACTCCGGTGACCTGCTGCTGGTCGCGCACCGGGTGCGGCAGCAGCTCGACGAGCTGGGCGCCACCGGCACGAAGATCATCGTGACCTCGGACCTCGACGAGTACGCCATCGCCTCGCTGGCGGCGGCTCCGGTGGACGCCTACGGCGTGGGCACCCAGCTGGTCACCGGGTCCGGCTACCCGACGGCCTCCATGGTCTACAAGCTGGTCGCCCGGGCCGGCTCCGCCGACCCGGCGGCGCCGCTGGTGCCGGTGGCGAAGAAGTCCAGCGGCGGCAAGATGTCCGTCGGCGGCCGCAAGTGGGCCGCGCGGCGGCTGGACCGGTACGGCGTCGCCGAGGCCGAGGTGATCGGCACCGGGCCGGTCCCGCGGGAGCTGGCCGACCGGCAGCTCCTGGTGCAGCTGGTCAAGGGCGGTCAGGTGGTCGCACGGGAGCCACTGGACGTGCCGCGCCGGCGCCATGCCGCCGCACGTGCCGGTCTGCCGCTGTCCGCTACGCAGCTCTCCCGCGGGGAACCCGTCATCCCGACGGAATACACGAACGGCGGGGCGGGCAGCTGA
- a CDS encoding RDD family protein has product MSTEPPPGSGGEPPEDDRFRKQPPPGAGSGSPYDTPPGAGTPYGGQPPPPYGGGPHEGGGPYGGGPHEGGGGPYGGGYGGGYPEDPLAGMPPLADSGKRTLARIIDMIMVGAVVVLLSWVFRVGEYRVTGENIDTGKSFGQAAIAAVLYIAYDTVLTARTGQTLGKKWLNLRVANLDNGATPSVQTALMRAAVLWLPFAFCCACVWTAISGGWSFFDKPYKQGLHDKAAKTVVVATG; this is encoded by the coding sequence ATGAGCACCGAACCGCCCCCCGGCTCCGGCGGAGAGCCTCCGGAAGACGACCGTTTCAGGAAGCAGCCCCCGCCCGGCGCGGGCTCGGGCTCGCCGTACGACACCCCGCCAGGGGCCGGCACCCCGTACGGCGGCCAGCCGCCACCGCCGTACGGCGGCGGGCCCCACGAGGGCGGCGGCCCCTACGGGGGCGGGCCCCACGAGGGCGGCGGCGGCCCCTACGGGGGCGGCTACGGCGGCGGTTACCCGGAGGATCCGCTCGCCGGGATGCCCCCGCTCGCCGACAGCGGCAAGCGCACCCTCGCCCGGATCATCGACATGATCATGGTCGGAGCGGTCGTCGTCCTGCTGAGCTGGGTGTTCCGGGTGGGCGAGTACCGGGTGACCGGCGAAAACATCGACACGGGAAAGTCCTTCGGGCAGGCCGCGATCGCCGCCGTGCTCTACATCGCGTACGACACCGTCCTGACGGCCAGGACGGGACAGACGCTCGGCAAGAAATGGCTCAATCTGCGCGTGGCCAATCTGGACAACGGCGCCACGCCCTCCGTGCAGACCGCCCTGATGCGCGCCGCCGTCCTCTGGCTCCCGTTCGCCTTCTGCTGCGCCTGTGTGTGGACGGCGATCTCGGGCGGCTGGAGCTTCTTCGACAAGCCCTACAAGCAGGGGCTGCACGACAAGGCGGCCAAGACGGTGGTGGTCGCCACCGGCTGA